ATGGTGTGGTGCCGGCGAATCAATGGAATCATCGCTATCACGCATGGCTTTATAAATGCTAATTTTTTTGCAAGAGGCAACTGCATCTTTACTTCAGTGGGCCAATCTCGGGTCGTTTTGCTGGAGCTCACTTGAAGACCTTGATGTTGCGGGTTTATTAGAACGAAATACATAAAAGAAGCAAGGATGAAAAAGAAACGAGAACATCACTTTGTAAATCGAGTGTTTACTTTATTACGAAGAAGTTGAGGCTTGGATGCAATAATGTTCGTTTCCGACATGGCAGTATATTCTGTCCTCCCCAGGCTACCTTCTGTGGCAGATACGCTCGTACGAAGGGAGCACTATGAGGCAGCACCTGCAGGCGACCGGTCAAACCACCTATGAACGTGAGCTTTGATTACTTCGTATTTGCTACTCATGATGCGCCGCAAAGCGCTGTAAGATATTGCTGCTACGAGTTTTGAGCTCTGTGACATCGCTCTCTGCATGTCTGCGACCAGGCAGAAAACTGCTAGACGCCCCAAGAAGCAACCGGGCGGACACCATCGACGACGAGATGATGCAAGGCGACGCACCGGCTGAACAGCGAAgtgagtaaaagaaaaaaagtcacagtttcgccgcaaagggcgaagcaatgaatgcgatagcaagaaaagcggcccgtgatggacgcgctgctacgctgcactAACATctgcccccggcagcaactaccgcgcgagcagacagcggaagggcaaggttctccctgcgcaaatattagaagaagcgagcgagctggccgacggcttttaaatgcgcccgttgcgctcctcgcgccatctcgctggtaatgaagaaacgcttaacgcctgccgtctctgagtcctgccagcggtaaagggtgtgtatataacgctcgccgttagcaaccTGGAAGAtatgcgctttgtggcgtagtggttagcgccacgcgctgcggagcgagaggtaaCTGGTTcgtttccgcgcttcggaagcatttttctcaattatttttctttgggacttatatatatatatatatatatatatatatatatatatatatatatatatatatatatatatatatatatatatatataaacggtgcatgacggcggcgactgcaaaaacaagccgagactgtccatataattgctatcgcaataaaaatgtttcAGAGGATCCCTAAACATATTTTTACGAGATGAGAACACGAAAAAAAGGgaattgatcaagggctcgttttctttgttatgtacAACATAATGAAGTCAACAGAAAATGAAGCCTAGACAATGAagccttggcttcattgtctgttggtttcaatAGGTTGTACCTAACAAAGAAATCGAACCCTTAATCaattccccttccttcgttcattcaaaactagggtctcgttctggtagacttgatgccttcaggtatgcgagggattatcggtcagctgccagctcgtaaaggaAGTCGGGACTTCCCATtctcttttatcccccttaccccttcccccagcacagggtagtcagccggtctaagaactggctaacctccctgtctttccgcttgtttcttccttcccaTTCTGCTGCAGCGATTCCCATCCCCTACGCCGCGGCTGCAGGTGGTTGCTGCGGCACAGTGGAGCGCGCGCCGAGTTGACGACGGCGTCAGTTCCGGGTGGAGAGGTCACgtgctccgcaatggatgcaaaaatgaaaatgaagcgatgacgagCTTCTCACTAGGCATTATGGTTCCCGGTTTTCCGGAGTAAAGCAGTTATTTGAATACAGCATATCAGGGGCCCTCGGTCGCCATTATCATCAAAAAACATGtgtagccataaccctgctcaTTAAAAATGACGTAAGGTACGTGTCCGACTGAATATAGGTGTGGGACAGAGTTTGCGTTAAGATGATTAGGGATGGGGGGCagcccccttgcgcacgcctgtgaTGGTGAGGATGATATATAGGGCCAGTTGGTCAAACTGCAGCGCCAAGACCGTGGTACATTATGTGAGCAACGGTGTGATCAGTGCAAAGCGCAAAGGTGGCTTATCGGAGCCTAAAGTATGTGTACTGAAAGTCCGTAAGATATATGTAGTACTTATTTTATCAGGTCAGTGAAGAGAAAGGTGTGCAATGAGTCGACCAATTAAGCATCAGTAACGGGACTAATTGTTCTACCTGTTGAAAAATGGGCGTCTGGGAAAATACCAAAAGCGGGCGTCGCGCACGCAGAGCGGACCCTGCGGCTGGACAAGCGAGCCGCGTGCAGCCCACGGCCGGTGCCCGTGCGGGTGCCGCAGCCGCGGGACACGGACGCGCTCTTCTACCCGACCTGCGCCGACGTGGAGCGCTGCGCCGGATGCTGCGGACACCACTTGCTGCGCTGCAGGGCCAGTGCGTTCCGAAACGTCACTAGACAGGTCAGTATCTCGACAACTTAAGAgacactcactaaaaaaaaaaaaaaaccgattttttcatattagtaaattacgctTTCACAATtctaaaatcaccacgcttgcagcgacgcttggtaagtgagaaaacgcgcaaaaagaaaacgcgggtgGCGGCGCCACCCGCGTTCCCgcattcccgcaccaaacgtcgtgacgtcatgcaTTGTGACTGCAtctgctaggtcctacgtagttcttaaccagtaaaaacgaagtacattgtcctctgagggtccgtgcacttagcataccaagtttcaggaaatttcgttgagccattgTCGCCAGAATACGCAAAACACGCtttgaaatacgtgacgtcacgtgcggtggtttcagcgcgaaatttaaaaacgcaattttgaccttgattttctgctATATTAGTAAACCTATGACGGTTAGATTAACGAAATTAGAGTTCTCAAAGTGCAATTTAtccatctaaaccgattcattgtttcactttggtgtccctttaatccgccgtggtggtctagtggttatggtgctagactgctgatccgaaggtcacggTATGGAATccaagccgcggcggccgcatttcgatggaggcgaaatgctagtggcccgtgtgcttagtactccagtggtcgaaatttctggagccctgtagtacgcactgacctccattaaaaatcAGTGGTagtatggcgtgcctcataatcatatcgtggcttttggaCGTGAAACCCCGACAGTTAATTATCTCGAAGAATAGCTCTTCAAATGTGATGTGAGGGTGTCTTGAGCCTGTTTTAGAACCCGAAGTTATATCGTACACAGCGACACAAATAGTCACCAGTTAGCGCACTTCTCGTGTGCATTTGGTCGATTGCGCTCTCAACCAAAGACGACAAAATTACTGCTAAATGGTAATGAAATCACATTACTAATTACTCTTCTTAACCAATGGTAAaagttaatccggagtcccccattACAGCGTGTGCCTGTTAATCATATTGCGGCTTCCGTATGTAATGCTCCAGAACACTGATCTCCACTCCAGAATTTAATTTTTACGCATACAAATTGAAAAGGTGCGCTAAGTAGCtcactgccatttttttttttttctgggtggaAATGATGGAGCGGGTTTCCAGTAGTGCTAGATTGCAGTTGCTGTTATGGCACGCGTGCTGTGAATTTCCGTCCGGTATCTTGCGTGTCATTGAAGCCTCAAAGTAGCTCTTTGAAGTTCAAGCGACTATATAGCTTTCTTTGGCTCTTTCGCCTATGTTGAAAAACTCCCTCCTCGTCGCGACAGGTGTTCGCCCTGCGGCTGGCCTCGAACAAGTCCAACGCCATCAACTTCGAGGGCTTCAAGAACGTGCGCCTCGTCGAGCACGCCCAGTGCCGCTGCGAGTGCAAGGTACGTGGTTCTATGGTCGATAAGCAAGGACCGGTTGTTTGGACGGCCGCGGGGCGACTGCCCCATACATTGCAGAAAGAATATATATGACTAAAAAATGCAAATCAAAGACGCCTCTGCTATGCTGTAGTATGGGCAAAAGTTTaatcgtaaagaaaaaaaaacgcagagaaAAATGATATGCACTTTCACTGCACCTGCATAGCTGCAATTTCCACGACGCGGGAACTCGCGGTGTTAAAGAAGACTCAAAGGGAGAGTAAAGTAAAATATCAAGCAGAACTAGATCGAAGGATTAGACTTTGTCGGCAAATTCATTACTCACAGCGAAAACGACCTTCCCGCCCACCATATTAACAAATTTCACacatagtaattgttggggtttaataacgtctcaaaaccaccatatgattatgagggacgccgtagtggaggctcgaccaatttcgaccacttggggttcatataacgtgcatctaaatctgagTACGCGGGACACGAGCatgtttgcctccatcgaaaatgcggtagccgcggccaggattctatcccgcgaccttggaatcagcagtcaagcaccataaccaatagaccaccgccGTGGCGGTGGTCTATTGGTTTCACCCTTGCAGCTTAAAACAGCCACGTAATTACGATGCGCGGGACGAAGTTGTCGATATActctttatacggaacatgacggcgacgccaacggcAAAAATAAGCCTGGAGTGTCCATGTGTCGCAATAAAAAGTTGTTTGGACCCTAGCATACGCCGTCGGAATCTACGAACTTGCGCCGAGTTGGTGCGGGGAGCTCAAGGTGCCGtggccacctgcattttctttttaacagcgaagctgttcttagtcgaggctttcatgtccagGGTCGGCGTAGAACTGCATCACGTGGCCTTTGGCcctgcagtgtggcgagagtcaggctcCCTAGGAAGAGGAGGGCTGCaccgtgctgcgagaggcgagggcgtgCCGCGATATCCGGGGACCGGGGGTatgtagagtcactagaaaaatttcagagtatcgcatctgttttccgcgcgccgccgccgacgtgattggcttactcgcatcacgagacctctcgccgccatatcccttccaagcgctttgggtgcaggcgtgttgaatgcagagcgcggccggacatttagcagtaccacggtccctagaagtacttcgtcgcttttttaaacgcgtcatgcagatgccagagagtagctcaccagtaaccgaacgttgctggtgagctactccgggaatttcgtatatttttgaattccgtgtgggaaacattaacgtcaaagagcgtcgttgtacttacgtggctgcatagttggccgcggaatgaattcgcccccctcgaagaacactcctttctgcagtgaactacacaaactttgctggaaaagatgtcatgcaacaggatacttcacctttacggttcgctatgttcagcgatagtgaaaactacatacctttctatttgcttggctgtttatatctctatctgttgaacagattgtgcatgcatttcgatttataagtgtgtcacgcacgagagcgaaatcgaagacttattaaaataataactgtttcctgtataccttgaaggcaattctcgcgtgatcatttgccactgcgcaaaactgaagcgtggaactctgttgataaacttgatataaggcaatgttattaagcgtattttatttttttttttttcaaaaaaatgttgctaatgctgcattgcgccgagcgcacccttacaatactgtttagtgggtgagaaatggtcacagcaaaaaagaaaaaaaaaacggcttatcctcccacgcattgagggaatcgatttcattcgagccctagctcgtatacacatactgtgttgcagtagcatgcgcattaaaaattttcgggatgtgctatttctgatcaaaataacataaagcactgcgccgaggaagttttaacaagagtgcattgcgaaaaaaaaagttgaaattaaaagcagtgcaaaaaccgaaccctagctgtttacgcgctggcaatgccaaaaaaaaaaaaaaacaactttgtc
This window of the Rhipicephalus sanguineus isolate Rsan-2018 chromosome 2, BIME_Rsan_1.4, whole genome shotgun sequence genome carries:
- the LOC119382641 gene encoding vascular endothelial growth factor A isoform X2 encodes the protein MGTMLAVLCTLAGLVEIAHCKQRPRSAGDSCWAATDSHLAKKRIPVQVVRQLNEAQDLHDVLRICSGGTSASWRRIGTYGYLLWQIRSYEGSTMRQHLQATGQTTYERRKLLDAPRSNRADTIDDEMMQGDAPAEQRKRTLRLDKRAACSPRPVPVRVPQPRDTDALFYPTCADVERCAGCCGHHLLRCRASAFRNVTRQVFALRLASNKSNAINFEGFKNVRLVEHAQCRCECKVRPHHCSRGQTYREDQCQCVCTNAWMANHCSGAHIWDARRCACVCRRADTECSTGMRFDRALCRCVKDLYNVAVMT